The Pieris rapae chromosome 16, ilPieRapa1.1, whole genome shotgun sequence genome includes a region encoding these proteins:
- the LOC110999632 gene encoding aromatic-L-amino-acid decarboxylase isoform X2 translates to MEAKEFKEFAKAMTDYIAEYLENIRDRQVVPSVKPGYLRPLVPEQAPEKPEPWTAVMADIERVVMSGVTHWHSPKFHAYFPTANSYPSIVADMLSGAIACIGFSWIASPACTELEVVMMDWLGQMLGLPEEFLARSGGEAGGVIQGTASEATLVALLGAKSKAINLTKEQHPEWTDVEILSKLVGYCNKQAHSSVERAGLLGGVKLRFLHPDSKRSLRGDTLRDAIKEDIQNGLIPFYVVATLGTTSTCAFDALDEIGDVCRENDIWLHIDAAYAGSSFICPEYRYLMKGIEKADSFNFNPHKWLLVNFDCSAMWLKQPRWIVDAFNVDPLYLKYDQQGSAPDYRHWQIPLGRRFRSLKLWFVLRLYGIENLQKYIRKHIALAHFFEKLCGEDDRFEVVEEVLMGLVCFRLKGDNDLNKALLRRINGRGKIHLVPSKIDDSYFLRFAICSRFCEESDIQESWEEIKASASDVLAENK, encoded by the exons ATGGAGGCAAAGGAATTCAAGGAGTTTGCGAAAGCGATGACGGACTACATCGCAGAATACCTTGAAAACATACGAGATCG GCAAGTAGTGCCATCTGTGAAGCCAGGATATCTGAGACCATTGGTGCCGGAACAAGCTCCAGAGAAACCGGAACCTTGGACCGCAGTTATGGCGGATATTGAACGGGTTGTCATGTCAGGAGTCACACACTGGCATTCACCTAAATTTCACGCGTACTTTCCCACTGCCAACTCATATCCCTCTATTGTAGCTGATATGCTGAGTGGGGCAATTGCCTGCATTGGATTTTCATGG ATTGCAAGTCCTGCCTGCACTGAGCTCGAAGTCGTGATGATGGATTGGCTGGGCCAGATGCTCGGTCTTCCTGAGGAGTTCTTGGCCCGTTCTGGTGGCGAAGCTGGCGGTGTAATTCAAGGCACTGCCAGTGAAGCTACACTGGTTGCTCTACTTGGAGCTAAATCGAAGGCTATCAATCTTACCAAAGAGCAACATCCCGAATGGACTGACGTGGAAATCTTATCTAAACTTGTGGGTTATTGTAACA AGCAGGCACATTCTTCGGTAGAACGGGCAGGTCTTCTAGGAGGCGTAAAGCTCCGATTTTTACATCCTGACAGCAAGCGCAGTTTAAGAGGTGACACACTCAGGGATGCGATAAAGGAAGATATCCAGAATGGTCTCATACCATTTtat GTTGTGGCTACTTTAGGTACCACATCAACTTGCGCTTTCGATGCTCTTGATGAAATCGGCGACGTATGTCGGGAAAATGATATCTGGCTGCATATCGATGCAGCGTACGCTGGATCTTCATTCATATGCCCCGAATACCGATATCTAATGAAAGGTATAGAAAAAGCGGACTCGTTTAACTTTAACCCACACAAGTGGCTACTAGTCAACTTTGACTGCTCTGCTATGTGGCTGAAACAGCCCCGTTGGATCGTTGATGCATTTAACGTTGACCCTCTGTACTTAAAGTACGATCAGCAGGGATCAGCGCCTGATTACAGACATTGGCAAATTCCTCTCGGCCGTCGTTTTAGGTCTCTGAAGCTATGGTTCGTCCTAAGATTGTATGGAATTGAAAACCTTCAAAAGTACATCCGTAAACACATCGCATTGGCACATTTCTTCGAAAAACTTTGTGGCGAAGATGACAGGTTCGAAGTTGTTGAGGAAGTTCTCATGGGCCTTGTCTGTTTTAGACTAAAAGGCGataacgatttaaataaagcgtTATTGAGACGTATTAACGGACGAGGAAAGATTCACTTGGTTCCATCAAAAATTGACGACTCATACTTCCTGAGATTTGCTATTTGTTCCCGTTTCTGTGAGGAGAGTGATATACAAGAATCTTGGGAGGAAATTAAGGCTTCGGCTAGTGATGTTTTGGcagaaaacaaatga
- the LOC110999660 gene encoding peroxisomal N(1)-acetyl-spermine/spermidine oxidase-like isoform X2, with product MGAEWIYGACLPNAVYTLASYDRLLQSPLPRLDASRGLFCTSEGRAVDLPVTITAYHTFRQIEQQAANLFRLGGERPHGTLLNFLGLRIQQELHNFPEDQRYDAARVMFGLSNILRNRVGDDLTLASADQYGSYIELPGGSVRVPLGYVGIMAPLIRDLPDNSIRYNKPVNVIRWGTGQAGAGRTLVKCCDGEEITADYVIVTMSLGCLKCQADKLFAPPLPACKLDAICCLGFGLSDKIFLEYAEPFWVCHEGNLKMAWSAEELQCRCDWSKGVCAVDELPGSKHVLCACVSGQEAAQMESMPDNDVAEGLTQLLRKFTGNPCLPYPQMLLRSRWASDPHFCGSYSYMGCCSTVSHQCELGTPVPGPCDSQPPIILFAGEATVPGYFATTHGARLSGIREAERIVLLTKKFEGPPR from the coding sequence ATGGGTGCTGAGTGGATATATGGAGCTTGCCTCCCTAACGCTGTATATACGTTAGCATCTTATGATAGACTGTTACAGTCACCGTTACCTCGACTAGACGCTTCGAGAGGATTATTTTGCACAAGTGAAGGGCGAGCTGTGGATCTACCAGTTACAATTACTGCTTATCACACTTTTCGCCAAATAGAACAGCAGGCAGCCAATTTGTTCCGACTTGGAGGAGAAAGGCCGCATggaacattattaaattttcttggTTTAAGAATACAACAGGAGTTACATAATTTCCCCGAAGATCAAAGGTACGACGCCGCAAGAGTGATGTTTGGGTTATCAAATATTCTGAGAAATCGTGTTGGTGACGATCTGACTCTTGCAAGTGCTGATCAATATGGGAGTTATATAGAGTTGCCTGGTGGAAGCGTACGAGTTCCTTTGGGATACGTTGGTATAATGGCCCCATTAATCCGAGATCTGCCAGATAATAGTATTCGTTATAATAAACCAGTTAATGTTATACGATGGGGCACAGGCCAGGCGGGTGCTGGGCGAACTTTAGTTAAATGTTGTGATGGAGAGGAAATAACCGCAGATTACGTAATTGTCACAATGTCCTTAGGATGCCTGAAATGTCAAGCTGATAAACTATTCGCGCCACCTCTTCCAGCATGCAAACTAGATGCTATCTGTTGCCTAGGCTTTGGATTAAGCGACAAGATATTTCTAGAGTATGCCGAGCCCTTTTGGGTATGTCACGAaggcaatttaaaaatggctTGGTCAGCTGAAGAACTTCAATGCAGATGTGATTGGAGTAAAGGTGTTTGTGCGGTGGATGAATTACCAGGAAGTAAGCATGTTTTATGTGCTTGTGTTTCTGGTCAAGAAGCTGCTCAAATGGAATCAATGCCTGATAATGATGTAGCTGAAGGTCTAACACAGTTATTGAGAAAGTTTACGGGAAATCCTTGCTTACCATACCCTCAAATGTTGTTAAGGTCGCGATGGGCATCTGATCCCCATTTCTGCGGATCTTACTCTTACATGGGATGTTGCTCAACGGTGAGCCATCAATGTGAGCTAGGCACTCCTGTACCAGGTCCCTGCGACTCCCAACCTccgataatattatttgctgGAGAAGCCACTGTGCCTGGATATTTTGCGACAACCCATGGGGCAAGGCTAAGCGGTATTCGAGAAGCAGAAAGAATTGTTCTGTTGACTAAGAAATTCGAAGGTCCACCACGTTGA
- the LOC110999632 gene encoding aromatic-L-amino-acid decarboxylase isoform X1: MDEMEAKEFKEFAKAMTDYIAEYLENIRDRQVVPSVKPGYLRPLVPEQAPEKPEPWTAVMADIERVVMSGVTHWHSPKFHAYFPTANSYPSIVADMLSGAIACIGFSWIASPACTELEVVMMDWLGQMLGLPEEFLARSGGEAGGVIQGTASEATLVALLGAKSKAINLTKEQHPEWTDVEILSKLVGYCNKQAHSSVERAGLLGGVKLRFLHPDSKRSLRGDTLRDAIKEDIQNGLIPFYVVATLGTTSTCAFDALDEIGDVCRENDIWLHIDAAYAGSSFICPEYRYLMKGIEKADSFNFNPHKWLLVNFDCSAMWLKQPRWIVDAFNVDPLYLKYDQQGSAPDYRHWQIPLGRRFRSLKLWFVLRLYGIENLQKYIRKHIALAHFFEKLCGEDDRFEVVEEVLMGLVCFRLKGDNDLNKALLRRINGRGKIHLVPSKIDDSYFLRFAICSRFCEESDIQESWEEIKASASDVLAENK, from the exons atgg acGAAATGGAGGCAAAGGAATTCAAGGAGTTTGCGAAAGCGATGACGGACTACATCGCAGAATACCTTGAAAACATACGAGATCG GCAAGTAGTGCCATCTGTGAAGCCAGGATATCTGAGACCATTGGTGCCGGAACAAGCTCCAGAGAAACCGGAACCTTGGACCGCAGTTATGGCGGATATTGAACGGGTTGTCATGTCAGGAGTCACACACTGGCATTCACCTAAATTTCACGCGTACTTTCCCACTGCCAACTCATATCCCTCTATTGTAGCTGATATGCTGAGTGGGGCAATTGCCTGCATTGGATTTTCATGG ATTGCAAGTCCTGCCTGCACTGAGCTCGAAGTCGTGATGATGGATTGGCTGGGCCAGATGCTCGGTCTTCCTGAGGAGTTCTTGGCCCGTTCTGGTGGCGAAGCTGGCGGTGTAATTCAAGGCACTGCCAGTGAAGCTACACTGGTTGCTCTACTTGGAGCTAAATCGAAGGCTATCAATCTTACCAAAGAGCAACATCCCGAATGGACTGACGTGGAAATCTTATCTAAACTTGTGGGTTATTGTAACA AGCAGGCACATTCTTCGGTAGAACGGGCAGGTCTTCTAGGAGGCGTAAAGCTCCGATTTTTACATCCTGACAGCAAGCGCAGTTTAAGAGGTGACACACTCAGGGATGCGATAAAGGAAGATATCCAGAATGGTCTCATACCATTTtat GTTGTGGCTACTTTAGGTACCACATCAACTTGCGCTTTCGATGCTCTTGATGAAATCGGCGACGTATGTCGGGAAAATGATATCTGGCTGCATATCGATGCAGCGTACGCTGGATCTTCATTCATATGCCCCGAATACCGATATCTAATGAAAGGTATAGAAAAAGCGGACTCGTTTAACTTTAACCCACACAAGTGGCTACTAGTCAACTTTGACTGCTCTGCTATGTGGCTGAAACAGCCCCGTTGGATCGTTGATGCATTTAACGTTGACCCTCTGTACTTAAAGTACGATCAGCAGGGATCAGCGCCTGATTACAGACATTGGCAAATTCCTCTCGGCCGTCGTTTTAGGTCTCTGAAGCTATGGTTCGTCCTAAGATTGTATGGAATTGAAAACCTTCAAAAGTACATCCGTAAACACATCGCATTGGCACATTTCTTCGAAAAACTTTGTGGCGAAGATGACAGGTTCGAAGTTGTTGAGGAAGTTCTCATGGGCCTTGTCTGTTTTAGACTAAAAGGCGataacgatttaaataaagcgtTATTGAGACGTATTAACGGACGAGGAAAGATTCACTTGGTTCCATCAAAAATTGACGACTCATACTTCCTGAGATTTGCTATTTGTTCCCGTTTCTGTGAGGAGAGTGATATACAAGAATCTTGGGAGGAAATTAAGGCTTCGGCTAGTGATGTTTTGGcagaaaacaaatga
- the LOC110999676 gene encoding BTB/POZ domain-containing protein 6 — MGSFKSDLKHNSLYDRVNKLLVSYNWSDCCFLVCGQEFKSHKLILAISSPVFEAMFYGPLSTNNNIIISDIDPNIFQLLLNFIYTDKVDILTIEEAYDLLYVSKKYLLDTLTEICLEYIQSNTRIDNVIYILNQPDYMQDNELLTCALKLFCQHAYHLLQEHKEDISISTWKKILETNEINIKEKDLIKIVFAWSAYYTNNYKFNTDTTDRRDILIKTGLFSLLRFNALSIDDLDDIVNDELNLLLPDEILTIKHMLTKTLLSDKRIKLEDKINTITLPRKSIEVQSHLCHRALIRSESPITIDSHNYCIHSKIKADKTFFIHSLKIQSRMAPVNNFYNSSNIYNEDFVISVLSEDDNSIIKEFDFKEDTEYDCCIDIEFFEPLCIRRDQWTRISFIWQNLTLYDTHMYSVQSRDLSYTMLYNKIKFEFQDISSLSNTSGSFLKGFKFCM, encoded by the coding sequence ATGGGTTCCTTCAAAAGTGACTTAAAGCATAACAGTCTTTATGATCGTGTGAACAAATTACTTGTGTCATATAACTGGAGTGATTGTTGTTTTCTTGTATGTGGCCAAGAATTTAaatcacataaattaattttagctaTTAGCAGTCCAGTATTTGAAGCTATGTTTTATGGTCCTTTATCTaccaataacaatattattataagtgatATAGATCCCAATATATTTCAACTACttcttaactttatttatactgACAAAGTGGATATCCTAACTATTGAAGAAgcttatgatttattatatgtatccAAGAAATATTTACTGGATACATTAACTGAAATCTGTTTGGAATATATTCAATCAAATACAAGAAttgataatgttatatatatacttaaccAGCCAGATTATATGCAAGATAATGAATTACTTACATGTGCTTTAAAACTATTCTGTCAGCATGCTTACCATTTATTACAAGAACACAAGGAagatatttcaatttcaacatggaaaaaaattttagaaactaatgaaataaatattaaagaaaaagatttaatcaaaatagttTTTGCATGGTCAgcttattatacaaataattacaaatttaacacagaTACAACTGATAGAAgggatatattaataaaaactggaTTGTTCTCTTTACTACGATTCAATGCTTTAAGCATTGATGATTTGGATGACATTGTTAATGATGAATTAAATTTGCTTTTACCAGATGAAATTTTAACCATCAAGCACATGCTAACAAAGACACTATTAAGTGATAAAAGAATTAAGTTGGAAGATAAGATAAACACCATAACATTGCCTCGTAAGTCAATAGAAGTACAGTCACACCTCTGCCACCGTGCCCTAATCAGATCGGAATCTCCTATAACAATTGATTCTCACAACTATTGTATACactcaaaaataaaagcagataagacattttttatacattcgcTTAAAATACAGTCAAGAATGGCACCtgtcaataatttttacaattcctcaaatatttataatgaagaCTTTGTAATCTCTGTCCTTTCTGAAGAcgataatagtattattaaagaGTTTGATTTTAAAGAAGATACTGAATATGATTGTTGTATTGATATTGAATTCTTTGAGCCGTTATGTATAAGGAGAGACCAATGGACTAGAATTAGCTTTATTTGGCAAAATCTAACTTTGTATGACACTCATATGTACAGTGTACAAAGTAGAGATTTAAGCTatacaatgttatataataaaattaagtttgagTTTCAAGACATTTCCTCATTGTCCAATACAAGCGGAAGTTTCCTCAaaggttttaaattttgtatgtaa
- the LOC110999660 gene encoding peroxisomal N(1)-acetyl-spermine/spermidine oxidase-like isoform X1 — MKLSRILSSWIRKWGALLEGSGFATIQKNKCVALVSYRQSSALSAGKEQCILDSCCIGPNCREPRVIIVGAGIAGLSAAHRLVQCGIRNFVVLEAKERPGGRIHSCWLGDSVIEMGAEWIYGACLPNAVYTLASYDRLLQSPLPRLDASRGLFCTSEGRAVDLPVTITAYHTFRQIEQQAANLFRLGGERPHGTLLNFLGLRIQQELHNFPEDQRYDAARVMFGLSNILRNRVGDDLTLASADQYGSYIELPGGSVRVPLGYVGIMAPLIRDLPDNSIRYNKPVNVIRWGTGQAGAGRTLVKCCDGEEITADYVIVTMSLGCLKCQADKLFAPPLPACKLDAICCLGFGLSDKIFLEYAEPFWVCHEGNLKMAWSAEELQCRCDWSKGVCAVDELPGSKHVLCACVSGQEAAQMESMPDNDVAEGLTQLLRKFTGNPCLPYPQMLLRSRWASDPHFCGSYSYMGCCSTVSHQCELGTPVPGPCDSQPPIILFAGEATVPGYFATTHGARLSGIREAERIVLLTKKFEGPPR, encoded by the exons ATGAAATTATCACGTATATTATCTTCTTGGATCAGAAAATGGGGTGCTTTGTTGGAAGGCTCAGGCTTCGCGAcaatacaaaagaataaatgTGTGGCACTGGTATCTTATCGTCAAAGTAGCGCTCTAAGCGCAGGCAAGGAACAATGTATACTGGATTCATGCTGTATAGGTCCTAATTGCAGAGAACCACGTGTAATTATTGTAGGGGCTGGCATAGCTGGACTTTCTGCAGCCCACCGACTAGTGCAATGCGGAATTCGTAATTTTGTGGTGCTTGAAGCAAAAGAAAG accAGGTGGCCGAATTCACTCGTGTTGGCTTGGAGACTCTGTCATAGAAATGGGTGCTGAGTGGATATATGGAGCTTGCCTCCCTAACGCTGTATATACGTTAGCATCTTATGATAGACTGTTACAGTCACCGTTACCTCGACTAGACGCTTCGAGAGGATTATTTTGCACAAGTGAAGGGCGAGCTGTGGATCTACCAGTTACAATTACTGCTTATCACACTTTTCGCCAAATAGAACAGCAGGCAGCCAATTTGTTCCGACTTGGAGGAGAAAGGCCGCATggaacattattaaattttcttggTTTAAGAATACAACAGGAGTTACATAATTTCCCCGAAGATCAAAGGTACGACGCCGCAAGAGTGATGTTTGGGTTATCAAATATTCTGAGAAATCGTGTTGGTGACGATCTGACTCTTGCAAGTGCTGATCAATATGGGAGTTATATAGAGTTGCCTGGTGGAAGCGTACGAGTTCCTTTGGGATACGTTGGTATAATGGCCCCATTAATCCGAGATCTGCCAGATAATAGTATTCGTTATAATAAACCAGTTAATGTTATACGATGGGGCACAGGCCAGGCGGGTGCTGGGCGAACTTTAGTTAAATGTTGTGATGGAGAGGAAATAACCGCAGATTACGTAATTGTCACAATGTCCTTAGGATGCCTGAAATGTCAAGCTGATAAACTATTCGCGCCACCTCTTCCAGCATGCAAACTAGATGCTATCTGTTGCCTAGGCTTTGGATTAAGCGACAAGATATTTCTAGAGTATGCCGAGCCCTTTTGGGTATGTCACGAaggcaatttaaaaatggctTGGTCAGCTGAAGAACTTCAATGCAGATGTGATTGGAGTAAAGGTGTTTGTGCGGTGGATGAATTACCAGGAAGTAAGCATGTTTTATGTGCTTGTGTTTCTGGTCAAGAAGCTGCTCAAATGGAATCAATGCCTGATAATGATGTAGCTGAAGGTCTAACACAGTTATTGAGAAAGTTTACGGGAAATCCTTGCTTACCATACCCTCAAATGTTGTTAAGGTCGCGATGGGCATCTGATCCCCATTTCTGCGGATCTTACTCTTACATGGGATGTTGCTCAACGGTGAGCCATCAATGTGAGCTAGGCACTCCTGTACCAGGTCCCTGCGACTCCCAACCTccgataatattatttgctgGAGAAGCCACTGTGCCTGGATATTTTGCGACAACCCATGGGGCAAGGCTAAGCGGTATTCGAGAAGCAGAAAGAATTGTTCTGTTGACTAAGAAATTCGAAGGTCCACCACGTTGA